The sequence below is a genomic window from Pseudomonas cremoricolorata.
CAGGATGATTTCATCGAGCGCTTCCCCAAGGTGCTTGCCACCAGCCATCTGTTCGACTGGGACCGCGATCGCCTGACCGCCTGCGGCGGCATGGCGGTCACTGACCTGCTGTTGGCGGTGCTGGCCCGTGACCACGGCGCGGAGCTGGCTGGGGCGGTTTCCGAGGAGCTGGTGGTCGAGCGCATCCGCGAAGGCGGCGAACGCCAGCGCATTCCGCTGCAGAATCGTCTGGGTTCAAGTCATCCCAAGCTGACCCAGGCCGTGCTGCTGATGGAAGCCAACATCGAAGAGCCGCTCACCACCGATGAAATCGCCCAGCATGTCTGCGTGTCACGCCGCCAGCTCGAGCGCATCTTCAAGCAGTACCTGAGCCGCGTGCCCAGCCAGTACTACCTGGAACTGCGGCTGAACAAGGCGCGGCAGATGCTCATGCAGACCAGCAAGTCGATCATCCAGATCGGCTTGTCATGCGGGTTCTCGTCAGGGCCGCATTTCTCCAGCGCCTACCGCAATTTCTTTGGCGCCACCCCCCGCGAAGACCGCAACCAGCGGCGCAACAGCAGCCCGTTCGAGCTGAGCTCGGCACCGGTGGAGAAGGGTTGAGGGCGGCTCAGGCCAGCGTCTCGCAAGCCCTGTCTGGCGTCGCGCTGAACACTGCCGCCGGCGTCTGCGAACTGCCCCGTTCACCCCACCTCGCTGTGCCGGTACACTGCGCCTTTGCGACAACATTTGTCGCATTGTCGAAAGCCCGGTACAAAGCCGGTTTGGCGCTGTAACAAGTTGTCGCCTGGCGGCAAGGGCCGGCGCCGAGCAGTCCTTACAATTCCCCAACGCTGACCCTCCCGTGGACGGCGTTCCTCTCCAGGAGACTCCGATGTCCGTTGAGCAAGCCCCGGTGCAACGTGCCGACTTCGATCAAGTAATGGTTCCCAACTATGCCCCGGCAGCGTTCATTCC
It includes:
- the argR gene encoding transcriptional regulator ArgR; translation: MTTQRIGFLIWPGTRPLTLALAEEVLQVAQRVHPEVIYELVFAQAEAPAEHAWRLPGEAWNGRLEGCHKLFLLADEPPQTLSAALSAALKQIARAGCMIGGLSAGVYPLAALGLLDGYRAAVHWRWQDDFIERFPKVLATSHLFDWDRDRLTACGGMAVTDLLLAVLARDHGAELAGAVSEELVVERIREGGERQRIPLQNRLGSSHPKLTQAVLLMEANIEEPLTTDEIAQHVCVSRRQLERIFKQYLSRVPSQYYLELRLNKARQMLMQTSKSIIQIGLSCGFSSGPHFSSAYRNFFGATPREDRNQRRNSSPFELSSAPVEKG